The Nitrosopumilus cobalaminigenes genome contains a region encoding:
- a CDS encoding RAD55 family ATPase: protein MESSEIISKLQDSLEMDYGDQGRTLYIIEKLEKNAQLPKSDFLYIERMIELCKPIFEEPVKEEIIENILSEDLIKCYHCDLEIGLTEKSIRKNEFWFHEKCFKKIPIVQNEIREKPIIVQKEPRPQIKIIQEKRSHPQMVFSGVLLASLVGTTYLAAGEIIATIVGVCGSVLYVTTFKNQIIQNKKQNSKLIKTGIPGFDSTLSEGIKKNSSVLVSGPPGSGKTTFGLQFIYSGAKEFDEPGVYISLSQGINEIKNDCKSFGWDIENLIEKGKILLIDLRPFKIKDEVVGKDDSLYRAEQIPFEHLNKFILNSIKKIKAKRIVVDSISILGMQYSDKFHMRQGLQGMIQSVENFNVTSLLVSENSEGSIPPESFVTSGIIQLDNQIVNNQMKRTIRIKKLRGVEHDENVHSLDLDSNGLYVYEN from the coding sequence TTGGAATCATCTGAAATCATTTCAAAGCTTCAAGATAGTCTAGAAATGGATTATGGAGATCAAGGAAGAACTCTATACATTATTGAAAAATTAGAAAAAAATGCTCAATTACCAAAGTCAGATTTCCTATACATTGAAAGAATGATAGAATTATGCAAGCCTATTTTTGAAGAGCCAGTGAAGGAGGAAATTATTGAAAACATTCTATCTGAAGATCTGATAAAATGTTATCATTGTGATTTAGAAATAGGATTAACTGAAAAATCAATAAGAAAAAATGAATTTTGGTTTCATGAAAAATGCTTCAAAAAAATTCCAATAGTGCAAAATGAAATCAGAGAAAAACCTATCATAGTTCAAAAAGAACCCAGACCACAAATCAAAATTATACAAGAGAAAAGATCACATCCTCAAATGGTATTTTCTGGAGTATTACTAGCATCGCTAGTAGGTACAACATATTTGGCAGCTGGCGAGATTATTGCCACCATTGTAGGGGTTTGCGGAAGTGTTTTGTATGTAACGACTTTTAAAAATCAAATAATTCAAAATAAAAAACAAAACTCAAAGTTAATCAAAACAGGAATTCCAGGATTTGATTCAACATTATCTGAAGGTATCAAAAAGAACAGTTCTGTTCTAGTTTCAGGGCCACCAGGTAGTGGAAAAACCACATTTGGATTACAATTCATTTATTCGGGTGCAAAAGAGTTTGATGAACCAGGAGTATACATTTCATTATCACAAGGAATTAATGAAATCAAAAATGATTGCAAATCGTTTGGATGGGACATTGAAAATTTGATAGAGAAAGGGAAAATATTATTGATAGACTTGAGACCATTTAAAATCAAAGACGAAGTCGTAGGCAAAGATGATTCTCTGTATAGAGCAGAGCAAATACCATTCGAACATTTGAACAAATTCATCTTAAACAGCATTAAAAAAATCAAAGCTAAAAGGATAGTTGTTGATTCTATCTCCATTTTAGGAATGCAGTATTCTGATAAATTCCACATGAGACAAGGATTACAAGGAATGATTCAATCAGTAGAGAATTTTAATGTCACATCATTACTTGTTTCAGAAAATTCTGAGGGTAGCATACCACCTGAATCATTTGTAACCTCAGGAATCATCCAATTAGACAATCAAATTGTCAATAATCAGATGAAGAGAACCATACGAATTAAAAAATTACGAGGAGTAGAACATGATGAGAATGTGCACTCTTTAGATTTAGATAGCAATGGATTGTACGTTTATGAGAATTAA
- a CDS encoding SHOCT domain-containing protein translates to MMQYVNMIGTTELLVLILFVIPIIVVIAIVASRKSKNTFQEDMSDLQSNPPVTEENPDKIKNDQNNNSLNILKTRLAKGEITKAEYDELKKEFQ, encoded by the coding sequence ATGATGCAATATGTCAATATGATTGGCACTACTGAATTGCTAGTTTTGATTTTATTTGTAATTCCAATAATTGTAGTTATCGCAATTGTAGCAAGCAGAAAATCAAAAAACACATTTCAAGAAGACATGTCTGATTTACAATCCAATCCCCCTGTAACTGAAGAGAATCCTGATAAAATCAAAAATGATCAAAACAACAATTCATTGAATATTCTAAAAACTAGATTGGCAAAAGGCGAGATTACAAAAGCAGAATACGATGAGTTGAAAAAAGAATTCCAATAG
- a CDS encoding bacteriophage T4 gp5 trimerisation domain-containing protein, giving the protein MAGCRDDQSLVYRSTYLDFICVDPTTAERWAELGIAEIVQNSTSTEKDESEIDIASYEEKYPGAPPPPPVKSPEVNYTSECRGGQVLIYQFSYRDTICANMFTALTWERLGMAEIVETEKPQDHVLEIDPGDVFTVTDSVEDEQTLPVEDEQTLPVEDEQTLPVEDEQTLPVEDEQTLPVEDEQTLPVEDEQTLPVEDEQTLPVEDEQTLPVEDEQTLPVENNLIDDSDFPKIQRIADGIWSIIDFDKSSSIFIEGENGIIVIDSLNSYKSNEKAITEFKTISDKKIKSIVLTTISPEIVSALTSFIKEGDSSVEIVLSEKLLDIYTHDHDLSLKNIIIYEYEISLNVSNVLIDIVTETEVGLAQTYLSLPRHDGILVGNSNYGVFPFILNIDYLPFFNTE; this is encoded by the coding sequence ATGGCTGGATGTAGAGATGATCAAAGTCTAGTTTACCGCTCTACATATCTTGATTTTATCTGTGTAGATCCAACCACTGCTGAAAGATGGGCAGAATTAGGTATTGCTGAAATTGTTCAAAATTCTACTTCTACTGAGAAGGATGAATCTGAAATTGATATTGCATCATATGAAGAAAAATATCCTGGTGCCCCTCCTCCACCACCAGTGAAATCACCTGAAGTAAATTATACTTCTGAATGTAGAGGTGGCCAAGTTTTGATATATCAATTTTCATATCGAGATACGATTTGTGCAAATATGTTTACAGCCCTAACTTGGGAGCGATTAGGAATGGCTGAAATTGTTGAAACTGAAAAACCACAAGACCATGTTCTTGAGATTGACCCTGGTGATGTTTTTACAGTAACTGATTCTGTTGAGGATGAACAAACTTTACCTGTTGAGGATGAACAAACTTTACCTGTTGAGGATGAACAAACTTTACCTGTTGAGGATGAACAAACTTTACCTGTTGAGGATGAACAAACTTTACCTGTTGAGGATGAACAAACTTTACCTGTTGAGGATGAACAAACTTTACCTGTTGAGGATGAACAAACTTTACCTGTTGAGGATGAACAAACTTTACCTGTTGAGGATGAACAAACTTTACCTGTTGAAAATAATTTGATTGATGATTCTGATTTTCCAAAAATTCAACGAATTGCAGATGGCATTTGGTCCATTATTGATTTTGATAAATCTTCTAGCATATTCATTGAGGGCGAGAATGGAATAATTGTAATTGATTCTTTGAATTCGTATAAATCCAACGAAAAAGCAATAACTGAATTTAAAACAATTTCTGATAAAAAAATAAAAAGTATTGTTCTGACTACGATTAGCCCTGAAATTGTTTCGGCATTAACTTCATTTATCAAGGAAGGTGATAGTTCTGTTGAGATAGTTCTCAGTGAAAAATTATTGGATATTTATACTCACGATCATGATTTGTCTTTAAAAAATATCATCATTTATGAATATGAAATTTCATTAAACGTGTCTAATGTTCTAATTGATATTGTTACTGAAACTGAAGTTGGACTTGCTCAAACATACCTTTCTCTACCAAGACATGATGGAATATTAGTTGGGAATAGTAACTATGGCGTATTCCCATTTATTTTGAATATTGATTATTTACCCTTCTTTAATACTGAATAG
- a CDS encoding zinc-ribbon domain-containing protein yields MTFCSYCGHELEAYSNYCSECGKQDKSKKEILHDFNIGQQSVEKMFEKGNRCEKCRHLITGKFCKNCGCKNS; encoded by the coding sequence ATGACATTTTGTTCTTATTGCGGTCATGAATTAGAAGCATACTCTAACTATTGCTCAGAATGCGGAAAACAAGATAAATCAAAAAAGGAAATTCTCCATGATTTCAATATAGGACAACAATCAGTTGAAAAAATGTTTGAGAAAGGAAATCGTTGTGAAAAATGCAGACATTTGATAACTGGAAAATTTTGCAAGAATTGTGGTTGTAAAAATAGTTAG
- a CDS encoding SHOCT domain-containing protein: MGRPLGVSFLGVWYILEGLTLFALAIGVGYIANSMMGNSFLGGIGQFAGWIASAIVIAALIEFTIAGALFSGRSGGRVIVIILAIVNLIIQLMTLFGGNVFAIGYIVIDVIVLFYMWRPHVVDYFKGRSDYERCVYCNYLAENGKELHNHHTTCEKRKAYHSRPKQSQSAKAYVNPKDDDLSNLGILKSRLAKGEITKSEYDELKGEFEK; this comes from the coding sequence ATGGGTAGACCTCTAGGCGTTTCATTTCTAGGAGTTTGGTATATTCTTGAAGGGCTGACCTTGTTTGCTCTGGCAATTGGGGTTGGATATATTGCAAATAGTATGATGGGTAATTCATTTCTTGGTGGAATTGGTCAATTTGCAGGTTGGATTGCATCTGCAATAGTTATTGCAGCATTAATCGAGTTTACAATTGCTGGTGCATTGTTCAGCGGAAGAAGTGGTGGTAGAGTAATTGTAATCATTCTTGCAATAGTTAATTTGATAATTCAACTAATGACACTATTTGGAGGAAATGTATTTGCAATTGGATATATCGTGATAGATGTAATAGTTCTATTTTACATGTGGAGACCACATGTAGTAGATTACTTCAAAGGACGTAGTGATTATGAGCGATGTGTATACTGTAATTATTTAGCAGAAAACGGTAAAGAACTGCATAATCATCATACGACTTGCGAAAAAAGAAAAGCATATCATTCCAGACCAAAACAATCACAATCTGCTAAAGCATATGTCAATCCTAAAGATGATGATCTAAGTAATTTAGGAATTCTAAAAAGTAGACTAGCAAAAGGTGAGATTACAAAGTCAGAGTATGATGAGTTAAAGGGGGAATTTGAGAAATGA